A single region of the Rathayibacter rathayi genome encodes:
- a CDS encoding NTP transferase domain-containing protein yields the protein MVHRGSTSNGPATVVILAAGMGSRLGRFLPQPLTPLNDGRTILQQQFDNIHHAFGTKIPVSIVVGYKLEHIIEAFSSATFVYNEQYDQTNTSKSLLRALHASGHGGVLWMNGDVVFDPRVLDRAAGLISKDVSFVTVNTAKVSDEEVKYTTSAEGYIQELSKTVSGGLGEAVGINSVSASDKAALMRQLARVDAQDYFERGRELAIEQDRMLVEPMDISDFYAVEVDFAEDLERANLFV from the coding sequence ATGGTGCACAGAGGTTCGACGAGCAACGGCCCCGCCACCGTCGTCATCCTCGCCGCAGGAATGGGCAGCCGGCTCGGCCGCTTTCTCCCCCAGCCACTCACTCCACTGAACGACGGCCGCACGATCCTGCAGCAGCAGTTCGACAACATTCACCACGCCTTCGGTACGAAGATCCCGGTGAGCATCGTCGTCGGCTACAAACTCGAGCACATCATCGAGGCTTTTTCTTCGGCGACATTCGTCTACAACGAGCAGTACGACCAGACCAACACGTCCAAGAGCCTGCTCCGCGCGCTTCACGCCAGCGGCCACGGCGGCGTGCTCTGGATGAACGGCGACGTCGTCTTCGACCCGCGCGTCCTCGACCGCGCAGCCGGCCTCATCTCGAAAGACGTTTCCTTCGTCACCGTCAACACGGCGAAGGTGTCGGACGAGGAGGTCAAGTACACGACGAGCGCCGAGGGCTATATCCAGGAGCTGTCCAAGACGGTGAGCGGCGGCCTCGGCGAGGCGGTCGGGATCAACTCTGTGTCCGCCTCCGACAAGGCCGCTCTGATGCGTCAGCTCGCCCGGGTCGACGCCCAGGACTACTTCGAGCGTGGCAGAGAGTTGGCGATCGAGCAGGACAGAATGCTTGTCGAGCCGATGGACATCTCCGACTTCTACGCCGTCGAAGTGGACTTCGCCGAGGACCTCGAGCGGGCGAACCTCTTCGTCTGA